GCCCTTCCGGCAGAAGTCGTTGACGAGCCGGTTGCTGAAGCGGTTGACGTGCCGGCGGACACCGCGGGTGTCGATCCGCTCCATGCTGTCGGTGACGGCTCCGCGCAGGCGTTCGTGGGCGTCACCGTCGGCGAAGGCGCAGACGGGCTGCCAGGTGAAGATCGGCGCGAGGGGGTGGTCGGGGCCGACGGACCCGTCCTGCAGGGCGCGCCAGCGCCGGGAGTCGCGGGAGAACTGCGAGGGCGTCCTGGTCATGTGGAGGTTCTCGCTGTGTCCGAGGACCAGCCAGGCGGGGACGTCGCCGTGCAGCAGGACCGGTGCCACCGTGCCGTGCTCGGCGCGGAGCTTCGCGTAGAGGCCGGCGGGGTCGTTCTCGGCCTCGGGGCCGTAGTACCGGCGCAGCCCGCCCGGCCCGGCGCCCATGGCGTGGGCGGGGCACCCGGGGGGAGGCACGGGTCCCGCGAAGGATCCGGGTTCGTGGTGGAAGGGGGTTGTCACAACAGCTCCAGATATCGGGCTTTCCGGGGGACAGGGGATCGGACGGGGTGCGCGCGGGGGGAGGCTCCCGGCGGGGGACGCGGGACGTACGCGCACCCTCGTCAGCCGAGCGGCACGGCGATCCTGTGCAGATAGCGCATCAGCGTCATCAGCACATCGCGGCTGGACGTTCGCAGCCGCGCGTCGCAGTCGATGATCGGCACCGCCTCGGGCAGGTCGAGGGCGTCCCGGAGCGCCTCGGTGGGGTGGTGGGGGGCGTCGGGGAAGGTGTTGACGGCGACGACGAAGGGCACGCCGCGCTCCTCCAGCCTGCCGATCACGTCGAAGCTGACCTGCAGCCGCCGGGTGTCGATGAGGACGACGGCTCCGAGCGCTCCTTCGAACAGTCCGTTCCACAGGAACCAGAAGCGTTCCTGGCCGGGGGTTCCGAACAGGTAGAGGATCAGTTCCTCGCTGAGGCTGATCCTGCCGAAGTCCATGGCGACGGTGGTGGAGGTCTTGTTCTCCACCCCGGCGTTGTCGTCCACGCCCACGCCGGCCTGGGTCATGGTCTCTTCGGTCGTCAGGGGCCGGATCTCGCTCACCGAGCCGACCATGGTCGTCTTGCCGACCCCGAACCCCCCGACGATGACGACCTTCACCGCGGCCGTGGCCGTGGTGGGCAGGACGTCCTCGCTCCGGGGGCCCGTGATCGTGTCAGAGTTTCTGAAGTCCATGCATCACCGCTTCGAGAAGGGACCGGTCCGGCAGCGTGGCGCGCACGATCGGTGCGCGGGATTCGACCAGTTCGGTCGCCAGGAGTTCCGTGAGGAGCGAGGTGACCACGCTGAAGGGCAGGCTGAGGTAGGCGGAGATCTCGGCGACCGACAGCGGTGCCTTGCAGAGCCGCAGGATCGCGGCCTGCTCGGGCTGGATCGTGGGCGAGGCCTCGGCCTGTGCCACGACCATCGTGACCAGGTCGAGCGCGGCCCGCTCGCCGTCGTGGTCGCCGGTGATCACATACAACCGTTCCGGATCACTGAGTTCCGGATCGGCTTTTCTGCGTTCTCGTCGGGGAGCACTCATCCGGCCTGCCCGTCATGGCGCGGAGGGCTCGTCAGGTGGGCGCCGATCCGGACGACCATGTCCCGCATACGGGCTCCGACGAGTCCGGCGTCGACCGTCTCCCCGGCCAGTACCG
This DNA window, taken from Streptomyces nitrosporeus, encodes the following:
- a CDS encoding GTP-binding protein translates to MDFRNSDTITGPRSEDVLPTTATAAVKVVIVGGFGVGKTTMVGSVSEIRPLTTEETMTQAGVGVDDNAGVENKTSTTVAMDFGRISLSEELILYLFGTPGQERFWFLWNGLFEGALGAVVLIDTRRLQVSFDVIGRLEERGVPFVVAVNTFPDAPHHPTEALRDALDLPEAVPIIDCDARLRTSSRDVLMTLMRYLHRIAVPLG
- a CDS encoding DUF742 domain-containing protein produces the protein MSAPRRERRKADPELSDPERLYVITGDHDGERAALDLVTMVVAQAEASPTIQPEQAAILRLCKAPLSVAEISAYLSLPFSVVTSLLTELLATELVESRAPIVRATLPDRSLLEAVMHGLQKL